The window TCAAgcataaaagaaaatattaatgTACTTATTAacattttaaaaagttttttgaaTGAATGATAGACAAATTAGCAAATTTACCAATTTCAGTCCCTCTTCCTCTTTTGGCCAATATTGCATTATTTGTTCCATTATTATTGTGTGCCTCTTCATCTTCTTTTAGTTTGACCATGGAATCAGATTTTATTTCAACCATCAAATCTAATCCCTCAACTAAACTTGTGATTTAGCAAttccaaagaaaagaaaagaggaatagGAATATATAGTAGAATTTGAGAGATCACTTGTGGTATGATTGGCTGCAATTATAGGTAATGGTGGTGGTAATTTGAGAGCAAATTATAGAAGGAAGGGATTGATGGATGAAAACGGAGTGATAGTAATTTAAAGAAAATTGTCGTTGGATGTAATTTACAAACAGGATAGCAGAAGATGtcaggtttctttttttttaatctcatttCATTATATTGTAAATTGTTGATTAAGTGAAGGTCATTATAGTCATTTTATTGTGacaagggaggtcagtgtaatttgtaaaatcTAAGGGGAGTCGAGTGAAATTGTcataacctcaggggaggttagtgaaattatcccaaattctTATGTACACTATAATTTTATCATTGTCCCTCATTTAAtacattatttaattaatttaatacaacTCATgtattcaaaaaattaaaatttgttatTTATCATTAGAtatcaaatcacatatagcattaaaaaatagtatattattttatatttttcacttaatataAGATCCAAATTACTCTTTACAGTTATATACCCATTGTCAAATATGATCaacaataaataatcaaaaaattgaCAACCAAAATATTATAGAGAATaaattttaacattttaaaTATTCTTCTCAATATATTAAGGTTAACTGTTAAGATTTTTATGGTATTAACGTTTGCTCATTGTTATATTTTAGTTAcagatttttttattatttgttgttgATAATATTTGGCAATGGGTTTGTAACTGAAAAGAGCAATTTGGATCTTATATTAAGTGAAATATATAGAATGTTATGCTATTTTTGATGGCATATATGATTTAATCCTTAATGATAAACAATAAATTCTAatgttttctttaatatttGGCCTCGTATTAGATTAATTAAAAAGTTTAGTAGATGACGAGTAATGGTAAAATCACATTACCTTTTCTATTCTAATATCATTTTTTAATTGTTGATTGGATCTAAATACTATAATATAATAAATCTCAAGAAAAATTAgtgtaattttcaaaacttgGAGGGATGCTAGTGAAATAGTAGAAACCTTAGGAGAAGTTTCTGAAGTCATCCCATTACATTATACCGTCGtactatatatgtatatgaaatattttattttactcaCGTAAAGTAATATTATACaataaataaagcaaataatgCCATAAGCATAACAACGGCACAGGCCTCTGTCCGTTGAAATTGCTTATCTTCTGGAACAAGTACGAAATTGTATGTCACTTTTTTAATTATCACTATAACAATCTTTTCGACTTGCGGTTGTTTATAAAGAATCAGTGCTAACGCAAACAAAAGTGTTTTTAAGTTACCAAAAACTAGACCCttaaattacaaaaaattaattatcaAACACTCAAGAAGCACTTTTAGTATCTAAAAACATGTATTTTTTGTAAACACATCGCAACCCCAAAAGTCTAATTTGCCTCACCACTTCAAATCTATGTCTTGCACCTACAAATTCTATTAAGGGGGAGAGGAGAGAGCAAAAAAGTACATACAACTTTTAAGGATAATGCCTCTGCTGAAAATTCAGAGCTACATTTTCGATGATAATGCTTGTTCTGGTCCAACCCAAAGAAAGATATTTAAAAGCAAAATCCATTCAACATAGAATAGTATCCCCATGATTTCCTGCAATATAAGAGAATTTTTTTCCTGATTTCCTTATCAAGCATGTGAACCACGACAAAAATTGAGGCAAAATCCATTGATCCCACAGATAGGATTCTTCAACTGGGCAAGAATCCTAATCAGGTGTGACTACTTCCTTTATTCTTCTAGGAGTTCTTTCAGAtgtttatctattttttatGCCAATCGAAAGCATATATTCTTTTTGCTTGATCATGAACCAagttctgaaaaaaaaatagcatgTATTGTACCCAAAGTTTTCATAAACTCGAACTTAGAATATGTACCGCAACATGTTGGGGGCTGTGGTAAGAAACAATTGTCTCAAAGAATATATGGCCTCAAATTAGTTAATAATgtcaaaattcaaattataaATTCGAGAGAAAACCACACCATCTAACACAACTAACATGTACAGCTTCACATAACTGAATATAACATTTCTGTCACAAAAAACATACAAACTGTTTACAACAAATTATAACGTGTTTAAAAAGTATTATGCcatcaagaaaatgtagcaCTTACAGTTTCCCATCCTTTCCCTAAACTAGCAAGTTTGTAAGTGCACGTATACCACAAAAACTGGACACAGAGCCAATATTAGAAAGTTGGGCATTTAAACTCCAATATTTCCAAAAGACTAGTGGAAGTCCAGTGATATTTCCACTGACAAAAGAACCAAAATATGGAACTTGGGTACTTCCTAGCCAGCAAATAAATTCTTTGTTTATTCTCTGTCTCACTAAAAAAAGGCTAATAAAGCTTCTAATGACTAATGGAGCATTTCCTTGAACAAATTCCAAAGACAAACCAAATGGTAAGCTATAATTCCCTCCACAATCTCTTCTCCACTTGATTTCTTTAATACCCTTGTAGGTTTCTCACCACAAATTTAATTATCAAGCATTTTACGAAacattcttttccctttccttttgtgAACTGTTCATTAGTATATATACACCTAATCTTAAGATTGTTGAGAGGCAAAGCTCAAACATTTCGTTTCCAGTCTATTCTTGTGCCTTTGCTCGTCCATAACAGGCTTTTTTATTTGAAACGTTGCAACATGGGAGATAGGTTACGTGTGGCTGTAGGAATAATGGGTAAAtcttcactcttttttttttttttttcgttttctttaCTGGACTTCATATTGCAATTTGGTGCatgatgacttttttttttttttttttatatatctaCAGGGAATGGCGCCGCTTTGCTGCTTTATGCTGCACCAATGTAACTCAAGTTTTGTTCTACTGTTTATCTAGAGATGGGATTTAGTACTATAGCATTAGTAGGGGAAAAAAACTAAGTTTTATACTAGCATATCTAGAATACACACCTCTATGTATTATCTGTGTCAAAAAACAGTCATGCACACATCACAAATAGCGATATATAAGACGATAATATTGGTCGAGGAGATTTTAGTTTAGTGACTAAAGTATGAAACGTCAAGATTTTAACATCCCTTTCCCTCCTCTtctattcaaataaaaaaaaataaaaaaagacgaTAACATTTTAATTTTGGGAGTAATATAAAAACGTTATAGTATCATTTTACTTATTTTCTTCTTCAGCATTCTTACATTAAATTCTCTTGCAGGATAACTTTTACAAGGGTGCTAAGAAAGAAAAACACTGAAGATTTTTCCTGCGTTCCGTACATCGTTGCATTGCTGAATTGTTTCCTCTATGCTTGGTACGGCTTGCCGATTGTGAGCCGTGGCTGGGAAAATTTCACCGTTGTCTCAATAAATGCCATTGGGGTTCTTTTGGAGCTCTCCTTCATCTCTATATATTTACGTTTTGCTCCAGCCAATGCAAAGGCAAGCTACATCAGTTTCTAGTATAACTCTTTTAACAATTTCAATGGCTAGACCAAATATATAAATCATTCCATGAGATAATTCACATTGATAAATGACATGTATAtagacaaatatatatatatatatatatatatatatatatatataattcaaTAGTATGTGTGGCTTGAGGTAAGTGATTTACTGTAATATGTTAATACTGATATGACCAATAAGAATTGTTGCTTGTAATTGGACATTGTTATAATCTATGAATGTACCTTGGCATTACACAAAACTTATTCTAAATCAATGAAGGATTATCAGTATCCCAAAAGACAGTGGTGAGAAAGATTGGCCTTCTATTTTCTCACACAAACGACAGGATATGAGATTATTTCTCTTATGGGTTTATACTAATTAGTTTTATGTATTCAAGTTACTAAGGTTTATTATAAAGCAGAGGTACTAAAATTCAAACGTTATATAAGAATTTCATGGATGACCCTTGcctttgattttcatttctgcTTGGATTTTAAAGTTCACACACAAaaacacatatacatacatatacatatgcgtgtatatatatatatatatatatatatatatatacacatacatatatactgaacataattattttaaaaactcaTAAGTTCCCAGTATTTTAGTTAAAACACATGGGAGGGAAATATGACTTAGCTAGCTCCCCAAATCTGATTTCATAGTCACTTGTTCCTTTCTTATGAGTGCAGAAAAAGGTTGGAATATTGACAGCACTAGTCATCCTTATATGTTGTGCCACTGCTATATCATCAGCCTTAGCAATTCACGATCATCCCCACCGGAAAATATTTGTGGGGAGTATGGGAGTAATAGCTTCCGTGGCAATGTACACTTCTCCTCTGGTGGTTGTGGTTAGTCTTCTTTGTTTGGAATTTATGCTATCTTTGGATTTTCTTCCCTCAAAAACATACTAAACTACCAATCACCCTcctcccaaaaaaagaaaaaggtgtcATTAAACTAAAATATGATGACTATTATATGCACAtgtatgtatattatatgtatacatatTAATTAAAAGCACAGTGAGTCTTAGAAAAGATAGTGCTAACAACTTTTGGTTTTAGTTTTTCCATTCCCAATTTATCCTTATACTTttaatgagatgacttttgaaGTTTGCCCTTATATGACAGCCCACTCAATCTTGTCAAAAAGCATAAAGCAATTGAAGAGTTCTTAATTGAATATGACCTCATACATTATGCTCTTTCTGTATTGGTCTGTTTATTTAATCAAATGAgatacaagaaaaataaaaaaaaaaagaagaaaaaggaacaaaatgaATCCATTGAGTGTACAATGATGATTAGAAATCTTGAATTTTTTAGAACAATTAATGTGTACTTAGGTAGAttgtttgtgtgatttttggaGTTTTTTGCCTTTTTGTTTATTCCTACAaataaattaagtagaaaaaaCATATGACTCCATCAAACGTGAAAGGGATAGTTATGATTTCAATCAAATAGATTGTTCAGCTAGGAAGTGAGTTGAATCTTTGTGCCCATTAGGCATTCAAATACCATATGTACCCATATTTCGAATTATTCTAATAAGtgatttaattcatttttactCTTAAAAGAGACCAAGGTCTCTTAATGCACACCACCATGGAACAGACGGTTAAAAGCATTTGAAGCTATTGAATTGATCTTACCTTTTTCGTAGATTCTTAACATGCCTCCACATGATATGGTTTAAGCAATTTGTAATTCTGTAGACTATAAGAATTATCTCCTTGTTATATACACATtgctctaaaaaaaaaatggaatacaCCTTCAACTATGTTCATTGCATGCTGTAAACAATTGTAGTTTTACCATGTTAACGTTATTTTAAAGATGAATTCGAGATGTTGTATTgatattctttattttttggtattttaaaattttcataagATTGAATTTTAATGAAGCAAATTTTGCTTTTATGCTCCCAAAAGAGATATAATTTTATCAGTAAGGTCATTTTCAATTACTCCTTTTgttttgagggaaaaaaaaaagaaaaaatggtcaCTCTCAATTTAATAGGCAAAGTACGAAATATCTCAaagatattttaattttaacaaTACATTGTGACAAATTATCCAAACATGTGATTAATTTTTATACCACATCTTATTATTGAAAGAAGTATGTATTATGTTTTGTGCAActcaaaaactaaaagaaaaaaaatagttttattaGAAATTTAATCACTAGCACAACAAGATGTTTTCTTTGTCATTATTTTTTTGGTCTTAGATCCATAATCAAATTGTGAATGAGCATTTTACAACGATATGACATTGTCAAAAAAAtgtttagattttgagaaaacatTAGTAgtatgaattttatttttgttctttttatcaTAACTTAATGGATGCTATTTctaacattttatttttatttggttTTAAATACTTCTATTGGTTTGAgaataataaattttctaataattacaaaaaggaaagaacaaaaaagaatCAAATTCATGTGCAAAGCGCATGATTTATTACTAGTAAACATAAAATGCCTATTTATTTATGGataaattttttatacattAACAGTGTATATATTAACAGGTATAGATATATGtcacatatacaaaatttgatgtttaaattcaaattcaaattcaaatgatGTGATATTCATCCAATCCCGTTAGTGTTCACATTGACTGTgcaggaaagattaatcctttatTCATTCAACCTTTGAAACTTTGCTTAATTTCCACACGAGAATATCTTTTTGACAAACTACATGATTCTTAATGTTGGCAGAAACAAGTGATACAAACCAAGAGCGTCAAATTTATGCCATTCTACTTGTCCCTTTTCACGTTTCTTTCTAGCACGCTGTGGATGACCTATGGATTCATAAGCCATGATTATTTCCTTGGGGTATGCTTCAAAACCAACATTCAATCCTTGCTGTTTGGAAAGTTTCTTTTGAGTTGGACTTTGGTAATCAATTAATAAGTATCAAGTTTAAATTATGTTCTTTGCTTGCAGTCTCCTAATATGATTGGAAGCCCTCTAGGACTCTTGCAGCTCTTGCTCTATTTCAAGTACAGAAAACATTATACCATGGATGTACCATCAAGCTCGGATGTAGAGAAAAACAGTGAGAAAATTAAGCAAGAGATGCTATCCCATGCTGAGGACAATAATGACAATGCAAAAGACCAGTTGCAGCTCGTGCTTAGTGAGGAAACCAAGGGAAAAATGTGAACATGCATGGACTTCTCAGCAATCACTAATAGAGATGAAGAAAATAGGTTTTTGAGAATTTGTTCCCATATGTTCTTGTTCTCTTTGCATTTTACCGTCATGAAATTTTCTGACTGAGTTTTTACAGTCAATGTTTGCTGTGAGATCTTTCAGTGAATTCTATAATATTGTAGTGAAGTGACAGAGCCAATCTCATCTGaacactttttttcttttatttttatttatttatttatttatttttttgctaGGGGAGGAAGTATAGGATTTAATAACTAGGGAGGGGACAAAGGTATTAGAATCCAAAATCTCTAATTTCTGAGTTTTCAACCTTAGTCATTAGACCAAGACTTCCTTGGCCAATTTGTTCTAAACACGTATTCGCTCTgtaattgagaaaaaaaaaagaaattgaaaaagacTCTGAAAAAGAGACTCTTTTTACTTTTTCAGTCACTAATCTTTGGTTAGTGCTGTAATTTGGATGAGGTAACAccaaaaatcctagaaaatggCTGAAAAAGATCTGTCGTATCTGAACGTAAACCTGAGCATCATGCGCAGAATTTCAATCATTCTCCAGTACAAACGATGGACACAAATTGAGATGCTTCAGAGTTGCATAAGTCAAATTACAACGAACAATGATGGACACAAATTCattattaaaggaaaaattgagtcaaGAAACCACAAAATTCGAAGGAGAGGGCAAAGGACTAAGATTTCATGGCACGTATAGTTgcgatacttttttttttttttttttgtcgaaacatCATAACTTCATTTCATTTTGTAAACTTGATATTACAAGACTTGGGTACATCAGATTCGCTTCCTCTGAAGTCACTTTGGGCTTCCTCTTGGAGCCACATGGGAAAACATACATCCCATTCAATATTTGTTGTTAGCTTTACAGCAAATTTTGCTACACTATGTTGCGATACTAATAATACAAGTTTAATTGTTAATAGTACAGGCTATCAATGCATTAAAAGAAGCAAGTTTAGCATTTCTCATCACTAACATCTGCGGTTTTAGGGGCTATTGTAAATGAATGAAAATCATAATCTAGGATATTTGTGACTAGATTTTATGTCTACAAGAGTTTTATAGATTTAAAGACCTTCACTACATCCAATAAAgggtaattaattatttaattttctaattaaAATTCTCATAGGATTGGCATCAATCTCCACAAAGGTCCTTTTTGCCTCATAAAAGTGCCAGAAAAGAAAGTAGTTACTGTATGTATTACTATAAGTATATAATAATTTTGCAAATATGCATGTTTTTGGGGTTAatttagaggtggcaaaatgggcgggatgggcgggatttgcttgggtttatgatggaaccgagtcatatgagtttgggcccaaccttacccatatgtgttttgggactaacttgggcgggatcactttgggatgggtttagattgatcccgcccaatacccaaatctattttctacatatttttttccctttaattcatttttattttttatataattttaatatttttgatttattaaattttttttagttttattaaataaacatgcaagtgctttatactcaggaTTCCCATCAAAAATtagattaacaaataaaggaaaaaatagatatacaatcatattccaacatatatcaagatgacCAAGGTACTTAAggtgttgaatatttattctcatcattgtccaaagatgacaggtctaaattgactgaaatgttgaaaattcttgtggataatgactaggaaaactactagattatattctctagtatgactataaaaattgttaaagataatttttgaatctaagactccgtttggattggctattttttcaaaaaataagtttttcaaatacaatgttacagtaatatacaataactcaaaaaatatctcatccatattagtatatcaaatatttcaaaaaaattttatagtaaaaatttttcatatacactgctataataaaatatttcaaaaatacctcCCAAAAATAGCTAAACCAAACAGAGCCCTTGTTATTTGAACCCAATGGGcacccaagtatttcccaagtattcccatcaattaatgggtacaattgggatttgtcccattttaaacccaatatcaaaatctaatacccatcccgcccaaagtccccatgggcatgggtaacccattgggacttgggacaaattgccacctctaggtTAATTACATTGCTCTGCTGCccaactgaaaattttccatttattTAATTGTTGTCATTTATGTATTTGGACTCATCAAAAAAAGCTGTTTTCatttcgaaaaattcttcaCTAAGTGCATGATAGATACAAATTAAAAGGTGATCACCTCTtgattttgaggaattttcatatttgtatctatCGTTTGGTCATAATGTCATATTTTTAAATTCACTTTTTGTAGttgaattctttcttttttatctttttattcttGTCATTTATACATTGGGACTCATCAAAAAAACTTATCACAATGGTTAAGTCCAAAGTTCACCAAATTTTCAATGCTTCTAACTGTGTTAATTAGTTGCGAGAATAGGGTAAACAAAATGAATGTCACTAATAATTCAACATTAAAGGACCAAACCCAATCTGTGGTAAATGAACCAAATAAAAGTTGGAGTACTCACATTGATCGattaaagaatataaaataaactCCATCTTTGTAATTAATACTTTTGTAAGAtaatacccaaaaaataaaagggtttgTATAACGGCTAATGTTTGACACTAGTTAACAAACGTTCAGGTGTtcagttttgaaaaaataaagctaaatcGACAAAATATCTCAATGCAAAAGGGATTATATGTGAGTGTTCTCGTaacaaaaatgtaaatttttttatatgaaTTAGGCATATTAACCAAGTTGAGACTCTACGAATTAGATATTCTAAGTTCTAATTCCATTGTCTCTTCTCACTTTTTAAATCTTATCCTTCCCTTgttagaaaaattgaaaaaaaaaaaatcaatgccACTAAGAAAAATAAAGATATTCTGAATTCAACTGCAATTGAAACATCGGACCAAAGTGTGGGAAGcagaaaattatgaaaaacGAAAATGTAATACGCGTTGAAATTTATGGTAGATGTAAGGGTCTGATAACAAATGAAAGTAAAAGGTAGGAAGGAGAAACTGTACCAAAATACGTAAGATTGAATTTCTTGAATTAATTTCAAACTAAGAAAACACCGGCATATgatataagaaaaaaaattaacaattaGAGCTGATATGCTTACGGACCACAGTTGACATAGAATAATGGAAGATGTAACGGGGTGAACAAGGCAATACGCAAAAAAATCAGGAGGTTTATGTGAATAAGAAGagtctttcaatttt is drawn from Coffea arabica cultivar ET-39 chromosome 1c, Coffea Arabica ET-39 HiFi, whole genome shotgun sequence and contains these coding sequences:
- the LOC140016892 gene encoding bidirectional sugar transporter SWEET3b-like, translating into MGDRLRVAVGIMGNGAALLLYAAPMITFTRVLRKKNTEDFSCVPYIVALLNCFLYAWYGLPIVSRGWENFTVVSINAIGVLLELSFISIYLRFAPANAKKKVGILTALVILICCATAISSALAIHDHPHRKIFVGSMGVIASVAMYTSPLVVVKQVIQTKSVKFMPFYLSLFTFLSSTLWMTYGFISHDYFLGSPNMIGSPLGLLQLLLYFKYRKHYTMDVPSSSDVEKNSEKIKQEMLSHAEDNNDNAKDQLQLVLSEETKGKM